The Megalobrama amblycephala isolate DHTTF-2021 linkage group LG7, ASM1881202v1, whole genome shotgun sequence genome window below encodes:
- the LOC125271371 gene encoding CD209 antigen-like protein C, whose amino-acid sequence MELEEFYENYEPRDIKTTTGPQTLNHRQDEGKDQKLRGSRCVVLMTVCLGLICVVLLVFIILQHISNTAERESLFKSYQNTVEEFNHTINSLQDNYTELMTEKDQLKNNFNSLSQKKLELETRVKNLTAEKRQLQKSVDSFNQKKLQIESKGNGRFFTSNVLMSWSDSRKYCRDQGADLVIINTEEKQRCISSFVKERVWIGLSDIENEGRMKWVDNSTLKKGFWERNEPNDAGRNEDCIELNPVKPVLSNWNDIPCSVIRKWVCEN is encoded by the exons ATGGAATTAGAGGAATTTTATGAAAATTATGAACCCAGAGATATTAAGACCACAACTGGACCTCAAACACTGAATCACAGACAGGATGAAGGAAAAGATCAAAAGCTCA GAGGAAGCAGATGTGTGGTGTTGATGACAGTGTGTCTTGGGCTCATTTGTGTTGTTCTGCTGGTCTTCATCATACTGCAGCACATCTCCAACACAGCAGAGAGAGAATCTCTGTTCAAGAGTTACCAGAACACAGTTGAAGAGTTCAATCACACCATCAACAGCTTACAGGACAATTACACTGAACTAATGACTGAAAAAGACCAACTGAAGAACAACTTCAACTCTCTGAGTCAGAAGAAACTGGAGCTGGAGACCAGAGTTAAAAATCTCACTGCTGAGAAAAGACAGTTACAGAAAAGTGTTGACTCTTTCAATCAAAAGAAATTGCAGATAGAAAGCAAAG GAAATGGCAGGTTTTTCACATCCAATGTTTTGATGAGCTGGTCTGACAGCAGGAAGTACTGCAGGGATCAAGGTGCTGATCTGGTCATAATCAACACTGAAGAGAAGCAG AGGTGCATATCTTCATTTGTCAAAGAGAGAGTGTGGATTGGTTTGTCTGACATTGAGAACGAGGGCAGAATGAAATGGGTGGATAATTCAACACTGAAAAAAGG GTTTTGGGAAAGAAATGAGCCGAATGATGCTGGTAGAAATGAGGACTGTATTGAACTGAATCCCGTAAAACCCGTCCTGAGCAACTGGAATGACATCCCATGCTCAGTGATAAGAAAATGGGTTTGTGAGAATTAA